The following coding sequences lie in one Rutidosis leptorrhynchoides isolate AG116_Rl617_1_P2 chromosome 6, CSIRO_AGI_Rlap_v1, whole genome shotgun sequence genomic window:
- the LOC139855114 gene encoding uncharacterized protein translates to MGDSSSETSATLISKLDFGDPLYLHASDISGTPLISVKLVGTENYRVWACAMTLALETKNKIGFIDESVVKEEEDDVLAKQWDMCNAVVLSWILGSISEELYLGQIFSKIASEVWKELKETYDKVDGSVMKNILIRSNLLTSDQLPTIKSAYAILSREESHRDSSKSISGKLQASAFLSKTSSNTSNAVNGFNSNNFRTGKGPNPNLKCTKCNKVGHTIDRCFEVVGYPAWFKGKGNNNTNNSFKSTNSWSNNNSTKSFVSNSSITEKQSALTLSEDQISRLLSLLSNNMSDEPKANMAGNIQHTNQFHSNLSSSQFFASMAGNNPNLNTFGWIIDSGANQHYVNNKNKLHNLVDVSDLGLVVGHPNGSYAKITTIGDYKLTSNVTLFDVLVIPEYIVSLLSVSKLARDSKRLIGFDEYKCYVQDLPQGRVMGRTLGTGSMQGGLYYFDSIGEDNICCTSDLNVCMLSKYTWHHRLGHPADPVLHVLKNKLSYGNEKLMPCEICHKAKQTRYPFPLSDHKTKEIGELVHLDLWGPYKVATRDGYKYFLTIVDDHSRAVWVFLLKSKSDTSQNIIDFVEMFQTQFNKNIKTVRSDNGGVPLSFWGDCVLTATYLINRTPSSVLNGKSPYEIIYGREPSLNHLRVFGCLCFATKLNNSDKFASRADKCVFVGYSNVQKGYKLYNLDTKLMTFSRDVKFYEQVFPFKMSSKITSDVISGLDHLNFFDNLEDPYDDKSKTDYSDGNGKSALGSSSAKSTISPSSNIEYDLHGNKRSNAGGSNDSVSTKDVNYGNDSNTKSTNADDPNATHVDIEGLNNTSNSEGSSSIEPTSSLRRSSRVTTLPKRFEEFVLNDKVKFGIEKGG, encoded by the exons ATGGGTGATTCTTCTTCTGAAACTAGTGCTACATTAATTAGTAAACTAGACTTTGGTGATCCACTTTATTTGCATGCAAGTGATATAAGTGGTACTCCACTAATAAGTGTTAAACTGGTGGGTACTGAGAATTATAGGGTATGGGCATGTGCAATGACTTTGGCACTTGAAACTAAAAACAAAATTGGATTTATTGATGAATCTgttgttaaagaagaagaagatgatgtgtTAGCAAAACAATGGGATATGTGTAATGCTGTTGTACTGTCTTGGATTTTAGGTTCTATCTCTGAAGAGTTATATCTTGGTCAAATTTTTTCAAAAATTGCTTCAGAAGTCTGGAAAGAGTTAAAGGAAACATATGACAAAGTTGATGGTTCAGTG ATGAAAAATATTCTCATAAGAAGTAATTTGTTAACAAGTGATCAACTACCAACCATCAAGTCTGCATATGCTATTCTTTCAAGAGAAGAATCACATAGAGATTCTTCAAAATCTATTTCTGGAAAATTACAAGCATCTGCTTTCTTATCAAAAACTTCTTCAAATACTTCAAATGCTGTTAATGGTTTTAATAGTAATAACTTTAGAACTGGAAAGGGTCCTAACCCTAATCTTAAATGCacaaaatgcaataaagttggtcaTACCATAGATAGATGTTTTGAAGTGGTTGGGTATCCTGCTTGGTTCAAAGGAAAGGGTAATAACAATACAAACAATAGTTTTAAGAGCACTAATTCATGGTCTAATAACAATTCTACTAAAAGTTTTGTTAGTAACAGTTCTATTACAGAGAAACAAAGTGCCTTGACTCTATCTGAAGATCAAATATCAAGGTTGTTATCCCTTTTAAGCAACAATATGTCTGAtgaacctaaagctaacatggcaggTAATATACAACACACGAATCAGTTTCATTCTAATTTGTCAAGTAGTCAATTTTTTGCTTCTATGGCTGGAAATAACCCTAACCTTAATACATTTGGTTGGATAATAGATTCAGGAGCAAATCAACATTATGTCaataataaaaataagttacaTAACTTGGTAGATGTTTCTGATTTAGGACTTGTTGTTGGTCATCCAAATGGTTCTTATGCAAAAATAACTACTATTGGTGATTATAAATTGACATCTAATGTAACTTTGTTTGATGTTTTAGTTATTCCTGAATATATTGTGAGTCTTCTGTCTGTTAGTAAGCTTGCTAGAGATAGTAAAAGATTAATAGGTTTTGATGAATATAAGTGCTATGTACAGGACTTACCCCAAGGAAGAGTGATGGGCAGGACTCTGGGGACTGGTAGTATGCAGGGTGGTCTGTATTACTTTGATAGTATTGGTGAGGATAATATTTGTTGCACTTCTGATTTAAATGTGTGTATGTTGTCAAAGTACACTTGGCATCATAGATTAGGTCATCCAGCTGATCCAGTTTTACATGTTCTTAAAAATAAACTGTCTTATGGAAATGAAAAATTAATGCCATGTGAGATTTGTCACAAAGCTAAACAAACAAGATATCCATTTCCTTTGAGTGATCACAAAACCAAAGAAATTGGTGAACTTGTTCATTTAGATTTGTGGGGTCCCTATAAGGTAGCTACTAGGGATGGTTATAAGTACTTTCTGACCATAGTTGATGATCATTCTAGGGCTGTATGGGTGTTTTTATTGAAATCAAAAAGTGATACATCCCAAAATATCATTGACTTTGTTGAAATGTTTCAAACACAGTTTAATAAAAACATAAAAACTGTAAGAAGTGACAATG GGGGTGTACCACTATCTTTTTGGGGTGATTGTGTGTTAACTGCTACTTACTTGATAAATAGAACTCCTTCTAGTGTTTTAAATGGTAAATCACCTTATGAAATTATATATGGAAGGGAGCCTTCTCTTAATCATTTAAGAGTATTTGGCTGCCTATGCTTTGCCACAAAGTTAAATAATTCTGATAAGTTTGCTTCAAGAGCTGATAAATGTGTTTTTGTTGGATATTCCAATGTTCAAAAAGGATATAAGTTATACAATCTGGATACAAAGCTTATGACCTTCTCTAGGGATGTCAAATTTTATGAACAAGTGTTTCCTTTTAAAATGTCTTCTAAAATTACATCTGATGTGATTTCAGGACTTGATCATTTAAATTTTTTTGATAACCTTGAAGATCCCTATGATGATAAAAGTAAAACTGATTACAGTGATGGTAATGGGAAATCTGCATTAGGAAGTAGTAGTGCTAAGTCAACCATTTCTCCTTCTTCTAACATAGAATATGATCTTCATGGTAATAAAAGATCAAATGCAGGGGGCTCTAATGATTCTGTGTCAACAAAGGATGTGAATTATGGAAATGACTCAAATACTAAGTCTACCAATGCAGATGATCCCAATGCAACACATGTTGATATTGAGGGATTGAACAATACTTCTAATTCTGAGGGAAGTAGCTCAATTGAACCTACTTCTTCTTTAAGAAGGTCTTCTAGGGTTACAACCTTACCAAAAAGATTTGAAGAATTTGTATTAAATGACAAGgtcaaatttggtattgaaaaaggTGGTTAA